A stretch of the Rhinoderma darwinii isolate aRhiDar2 chromosome 3, aRhiDar2.hap1, whole genome shotgun sequence genome encodes the following:
- the CA12 gene encoding carbonic anhydrase 12, giving the protein MYRLLLSLVVLPVIRAASEGYSWAYNGNNGEDNWATKYSFCGGVYQSPLDFHGNVLQYDSTLKPIQLYGYNASRTDYFTISNNGHTVSVSLLPSMYMDIPPFRYVASQLHFHWGSLAAHKGSEHCIGGKRFPAEMHIVHYNAKYADFSTAMEAADGLAVLGIFIEIGSFNTAYDHIISKLTHIKYKGQNFKMRVFNVQDLVPERLDEYYRYEGSLTTPPCNPSVLWSVFRNPVFISEEQLHLLETALYCTERNSSAPIELTDNYRRPQQEGDRRVSVSFREGLVLAITLACVLGTLFIIAVTCWLFRRKKQGKNTKKVLYTPAVPMEENTSKV; this is encoded by the exons ATGTACAGGCTGCTTCTCTCCTTAGTAGTCCTGCCTGTTATACGGGCAGCCTCTGAAG GATACAGCTGGGCATATAATG GCAACAATGGGGAGGACAACTGGGCAACAAAATACAGCTTCTGTGGTGGGGTCTACCAGTCCCCTCTTGACTTCCATGGCAATGTCCTACAGTACGACTCCACGCTGAAACCCATTCAGCTGTATGGATACAATGCTTCCAGAACAGATTACTTCACCATATCCAACAATGGACATACAG TGTCTGTATCCCTGCTTCCGAGTATGTACATGGATATACCACCTTTCCGCTATGTTGCTTCACAACTTCACTTTCACTGGGGTAGCCTGGCCGCTCATAAAGGATCAGAACATTGCATTGGAGGCAAGAGGTTTCCAGCGGAG ATGCATATTGTGCATTATAATGCTAAGTATGCCGATTTTAGCACAGCCATGGAGGCTGCAGATGGGTTGGCTGTGCTCGGAATTTTCATAGAG ATCGGTTCTTTCAATACTGCATATGACCATATAATTTCTAAACTGACACATATCAAGTACAAAG GACAGAATTTTAAAATGCGAGTGTTTAATGTGCAAGATCTTGTCCCTGAAAGACTGGATGAGTATTATCGCTATGAGGGTTCTCTTACAACACCACCCTGCAATCCTAGCGTATTGTGGTCTGTTTTCCGGAATCCTGTCTTTATTTCAGAGGAGCAG CTTCACCTTCTAGAGACGGCCCTGTACTGCACAGAGCGGAACAGTTCTGCTCCAATAGAACTGACTGATAACTACAGACGGCCACAGCAGGAAGGTGACaggcgagtgtctgtgtcttttaGGGAAG GTCTCGTTCTTGCAATCACGTTGGCCTGCGTACTTGGAACGCTATTTATTATTGCTGTGACGTGTTGGCTGTTTCGCCGGAAAAAACA